From Caminibacter mediatlanticus TB-2, the proteins below share one genomic window:
- a CDS encoding HypC/HybG/HupF family hydrogenase formation chaperone, producing the protein MCLAIPSKVLEIDENNIAKVDTLGVIREVSLDLIQEEVKVGDYVLIHVGYAMNKIDEKAALESLEVYKMLADAAKDVDFGEIEPERLVSEDGPLLYKPKENDESNS; encoded by the coding sequence ATGTGCTTAGCTATTCCAAGTAAAGTATTAGAAATTGATGAAAATAATATTGCAAAAGTTGATACATTAGGAGTTATTAGAGAAGTTAGTCTTGATTTAATTCAAGAAGAAGTAAAAGTAGGTGATTATGTATTGATTCATGTAGGATATGCAATGAATAAAATTGATGAAAAAGCTGCGTTAGAGAGTTTAGAAGTGTATAAAATGCTTGCAGATGCAGCAAAAGATGTAGATTTTGGAGAAATAGAACCTGAACGGCTTGTTAGTGAAGATGGACCGCTTCTTTATAAACCAAAGGAAAATGATGAATCTAACTCTTAA
- a CDS encoding energy-coupling factor ABC transporter ATP-binding protein, protein MENEELIKLKNISFKYENNLALDNINLEVKEKEKISLLGCNGSGKSTLLRVLALLYKFKGEYFFKGKKVKKSNKEFRKKVGILFQNPDAMIFNPTVFDEIAFSLKEFGFLDIEDRVLEIAKKFKIEHLLKKSPLELSGGEKQKVMLAAILVYGPKVLLLDEPTSAMDPRTTGWFLDFMIDLDITTILATHDLSIAYEFSNRAVVMSEEHKIIYDGDMEELMKDLDTLIKANLIHKHRHKHKSFIHSHYHLHFQ, encoded by the coding sequence ATGGAGAATGAAGAATTAATTAAATTAAAAAATATAAGTTTTAAATATGAAAATAATTTAGCATTAGATAATATAAATTTGGAAGTAAAAGAAAAAGAAAAAATATCACTTCTTGGTTGTAATGGAAGTGGAAAATCTACTCTTCTTAGAGTTTTAGCCCTTCTATATAAATTCAAAGGAGAATATTTTTTTAAAGGTAAAAAAGTTAAAAAATCGAATAAAGAATTTAGAAAAAAAGTGGGTATTCTTTTTCAAAATCCAGATGCTATGATTTTTAATCCAACTGTTTTTGATGAAATTGCTTTTTCACTTAAAGAGTTTGGATTTTTAGATATAGAAGATAGAGTTTTAGAAATTGCAAAAAAATTTAAAATAGAGCATTTACTTAAAAAATCTCCACTTGAACTTAGTGGAGGAGAAAAACAAAAAGTAATGCTTGCTGCAATTTTAGTGTATGGACCAAAAGTATTGTTACTTGACGAACCAACCTCAGCGATGGACCCGAGGACTACTGGATGGTTTTTAGATTTTATGATTGATTTAGATATAACTACAATTCTTGCTACTCACGATTTAAGTATTGCATATGAATTTAGTAATAGAGCTGTTGTTATGAGTGAAGAGCATAAAATAATTTATGATGGTGATATGGAAGAGTTGATGAAAGATTTAGATACTTTAATAAAAGCAAATCTTATCCATAAACATAGACATAAACATAAAAGTTTTATTCATTCTCATTATCATCTTCATTTCCAATAA
- the cbiM gene encoding cobalt transporter CbiM: protein MHIADGYLSPLTVAVSYAIAVPLWAIGLKKLKEKLNEETLPVLGALTALSFVIMMFNVPAPGGTSGHAVGAALIAILFGPWVSYIAVSLVLLIQAIVFGDGGISAWAVNSLAMGFVGAFVGYYVFKLLKDKTKFAPFFAGYISIVAAAFVVGVVLGIQPIFWSDANGKPLYFPFPLSISVPAMVGEHALIFGFVEGIFTQIVYSFLTKKEKVAA from the coding sequence ATGCATATTGCTGATGGATATTTATCGCCATTAACAGTTGCAGTTAGTTATGCAATTGCAGTGCCTCTATGGGCAATTGGATTAAAAAAATTAAAAGAAAAGTTAAATGAAGAAACTTTACCAGTTCTTGGAGCTTTAACTGCGCTTAGTTTTGTTATTATGATGTTTAATGTTCCAGCCCCTGGTGGGACAAGTGGTCATGCAGTGGGTGCTGCATTGATAGCAATTCTTTTTGGTCCTTGGGTTAGTTATATTGCAGTTTCACTTGTGTTACTAATTCAGGCAATTGTATTTGGAGATGGAGGAATTAGTGCTTGGGCTGTTAATTCTCTTGCAATGGGATTTGTTGGGGCATTTGTTGGCTATTATGTATTTAAATTATTAAAAGATAAAACTAAATTTGCACCTTTTTTTGCAGGATATATAAGTATTGTAGCAGCAGCATTTGTAGTTGGTGTTGTGTTAGGAATTCAGCCAATCTTTTGGAGTGATGCAAATGGGAAACCACTTTATTTTCCATTTCCTTTATCAATTTCAGTTCCAGCAATGGTTGGTGAGCATGCTTTAATTTTTGGATTTGTAGAAGGAATCTTTACTCAAATTGTTTATAGTTTCTTAACAAAAAAAGAAAAGGTTGCAGCATGA
- the hypB gene encoding hydrogenase nickel incorporation protein HypB yields MCVDCGCSTGHKHDHSHEHNHEHSHIHDHKHNVINEDIKNNPQLSHKVTVIEKILSKNNEMADEIRSEFDKHKITCFNMMSSPGSGKTTTLENLAEKLPLKFAVIEGDLETSRDAERIRNKGIWSFQLQTGRACHLDAGMVKHALPSFPFDDVEVAFIENVGNLVCPASYDVGAHYNMVFVSVPEGDDKIEKYPVMFRKADIVVITKADMLEFFDFDVNRAKEAANKLKPGVKVVLLNNKTGEGLDEIIEWIKEKRAEHLKKLNS; encoded by the coding sequence ATGTGTGTAGATTGTGGATGTAGCACAGGACATAAACACGACCATTCTCATGAACATAATCATGAACATTCTCATATTCATGACCATAAACATAATGTCATTAATGAAGATATTAAAAATAATCCTCAATTATCTCATAAAGTAACTGTAATTGAAAAAATTTTAAGCAAAAATAATGAGATGGCTGATGAAATTAGGTCTGAATTTGATAAACATAAAATCACATGTTTTAATATGATGAGTAGCCCAGGTAGTGGAAAAACTACAACTCTTGAAAATTTAGCTGAAAAATTACCTTTAAAATTTGCAGTAATTGAAGGAGATTTAGAGACTTCTCGTGATGCAGAGAGAATTAGAAATAAAGGAATTTGGTCTTTTCAACTTCAAACAGGTAGAGCTTGTCATCTTGATGCTGGGATGGTAAAACATGCATTGCCATCTTTTCCATTTGATGATGTAGAAGTAGCTTTTATTGAAAATGTTGGTAATTTAGTTTGTCCTGCAAGTTATGATGTTGGGGCTCATTATAATATGGTATTTGTAAGTGTTCCAGAAGGTGATGATAAAATTGAAAAATATCCTGTAATGTTTAGAAAAGCAGATATTGTAGTAATTACAAAAGCTGATATGCTTGAATTTTTTGATTTTGATGTTAATAGAGCAAAGGAAGCAGCTAATAAATTAAAACCAGGGGTAAAAGTAGTGTTGCTTAATAATAAAACTGGTGAAGGTTTAGATGAAATAATTGAGTGGATAAAAGAAAAAAGAGCTGAACATTTAAAAAAATTAAATTCTTAA
- a CDS encoding DUF2853 family protein, with product MSKLDEKIAQYQEENKKLNLGLDDEFIAKVTKALGPSIYKADTEIVSCSSKDELERVKKNFLIKKLGLDKDDEYLDSLLKKVCEKMGKSNRKKYRALFYALLAKETNKESVYN from the coding sequence ATGAGTAAATTAGATGAAAAAATTGCACAATATCAAGAAGAAAATAAAAAATTAAATCTTGGTTTAGATGATGAGTTTATTGCAAAAGTTACAAAAGCTCTTGGACCTTCTATATACAAAGCAGACACAGAAATTGTTTCGTGTAGTAGTAAAGATGAATTAGAAAGAGTAAAGAAAAACTTTCTAATAAAAAAATTAGGATTAGATAAAGATGATGAATATTTAGATTCTCTTCTTAAAAAAGTATGTGAAAAAATGGGGAAATCTAATAGGAAAAAATACAGAGCTCTCTTTTATGCACTTCTTGCAAAAGAAACTAACAAAGAATCAGTTTATAACTAA
- a CDS encoding PDGLE domain-containing protein, with translation MKKKALIILGVLIILTPLGLLTSYDAWGEWDNEYYKQMLGFLPKGFVEANGIKPLIPDYSIPGVNEVVGYYISAIVGAVILFGIYFILAKIIKKNSETN, from the coding sequence ATGAAAAAGAAAGCATTAATAATACTTGGAGTTTTAATTATTTTAACTCCTCTTGGACTTCTTACAAGTTATGATGCTTGGGGAGAATGGGATAATGAATATTATAAACAAATGCTTGGATTTTTACCAAAAGGATTTGTAGAAGCAAATGGAATTAAACCATTAATTCCAGATTATTCTATTCCAGGAGTTAATGAAGTAGTTGGATATTATATTAGTGCTATTGTTGGGGCAGTTATTCTTTTTGGAATATATTTTATATTAGCTAAAATTATAAAGAAAAATAGTGAAACAAATTAG